The following are encoded together in the Choristoneura fumiferana chromosome 4, NRCan_CFum_1, whole genome shotgun sequence genome:
- the LOC141427026 gene encoding uncharacterized protein has translation MGHVGAIQEAVITRLLDAPDPLPQLTFGNIVGGALHVGCNNAESFAWLSSAIGEGEIAGMSLKVVYARDLPKPVKMAWKTKIVGVQDSRTLLRLLQRFNPRLHTEQWKVVDTIVAEASARRIILMDRESAEVIKEAGYCLHSGIDVSSFKLLDDAEKTLGGGGDDQSTARGKAKANPGIAGAAADGVEVNPEHAKEAPGDAKVAPGDTEASSGVAEIHSVGAQAVPGEAEVGAAVVMEVEDVGSDSGADGVRGVGGSSVTSSQISLADLRALSELYLDGPTSPASQEEPQERAADLSMPKKN, from the coding sequence ATGGGGCATGTCGGGGCCATACAGGAGGCTGTGATCACACGCCTGCTGGATGCCCCCGACCCGCTTCCACAGTTGACCTTCGGCAACATCGTGGGAGGGGCACTGCATGTTGGCTGCAATAACGCAGAGTCCTTTGCATGGCTCAGCTCAGCAATTGGGGAGGGTGAAATTGCTGGGATGAGCCTGAAAGTCGTGTACGCCAGGGATCTTCCGAAGCCGGTCAAAATGGCATGGAAGACGAAGATCGTTGGAGTACAGGACAGCAGGACGCTGCTGCGGCTGCTGCAGCGCTTCAACCCGAGGCTGCATACGGAGCAGTGGAAAGTGGTTGACACCATAGTGGCGGAAGCCAGCGCCCGGCGCATCATATTGATGGACCGGGAGTCGGCTGAAGTCATTAAGGAAGCCGGCTACTGTCTACACTCTGGGATCGACGTCAGctccttcaagcttctggatgACGCGGAGAAGACGCTTGGAGGGGGTGGCGACGATCAGAGTACTGCTCGCGGCAAAGCCAAAGCTAACCCTGGGATAGCTGGTGCTGCTGCCGATGGTGTTGAGGTGAACCCTGAGCACGCCAAGGAAGCTCCCGGTGATGCCAAAGTGGCTCCCGGTGACACCGAGGCTAGTTCTGGTGTAGCCGAGATACACTCGGTTGGTGCCCAGGCGGTCCCAGGCGAAGCTGAGGTGGGGGCGGCGGTGGTGATGGAGGTAGAGGATGTGGGGTCGGACAGTGGGGCTGACGGGGTGCGTGGGGTCGGGGGATCTTCTGTGACCTCGTCTCAGATTTCCCTGGCTGATCTGCGCGCTCTGTCAGAGCTATATCTGGACGGACCCACATCCCCTGCATCTCAAGAGGAGCCGCAGGAAAGGGCTGCTGACCTCAGCATGCCCAAGAAAAATTAA